TGGCCCCTGAGGAGGTTGCAAGGCTTGCAAGCTACCAGGCTCTTATAGATGCTTACGGAAATGCTGTGCCATATTCAGGTACGGTGAAGGCCATACTCTGGCGTCTTAATAACGTGGCCAGGGAAAATCTGTTTCTGCACAATATAGAACCAATTTTAAAGGCTATTAAAAGCAGAAAGACCTGCGTGATAAGGGGATCGTCATTGTGGGTGCTTACCGTGTTCTCTTCATACCTTATAAAAAACCTCTACAGCAGGAGGAGAAGATATAGGGACAGTGAGTTTTCGGGAGAGGCTGTAGAAAAGTTCCCGCCCTTTGTAGTGGCCACGGATGAAGCTCACAATTTTGCCCCGCGTTCAACCCCATCCCCTTCAAAGGATGTTATAAGGGAAATAGCTCAGGAGGGCAGGAAGTATGGGGTATTTCTTATACTGGCTACGCAGAGACCGGCACTCTTAGACGATACTATTACTGCTCAGCTTAACACCAAGATAATCTTCAGGACAGTAAGGTCAGTGGATATAGCTACCATAAAAGAAGAGACCGACATAAATCCTGATGAGGCAGCCAGGCTTCCTTACTTGGCTTCAGGAACTGCCTTTATATCCTCGGCCATTACCGGTAGGACAACAGCAGTAAGGATAAGGGCTTCAAAAACTGTGAGCCCCCATGCTATAAACCCTTTTGAGGAGCTGGAGAGGGACTATTCTTCAGAAAATGACCGGCTAAAAAAGCTGTTGCTTTCGGAGATGCCTATATATATGGGCAATCTGCGGTCGGTTCTGGAAAGGGTGAATGAGGAGCTGGGCATGACGTATACAAGGGATGAGATTGTAAAGGTGCTGCATGAGTTGGTGGCAGAAGGCCAGGCCAGGCTGGAAAAGACTCCCCTTGGGGAAATGGTCTCGGAGGTGATACAATGAAGTTCCTGTTTTTTACAGATAGCCATATAAGGGGGAATTCTCCTGTCAACAGGAAGGACAACTTTCCTGATACGCTGGAGATGAAGCTTAGCGAGATAAGCGACATGGTAAGACAGGAGGGCATTGATTACGTCCTATGTGGCGGCGACCTTTTTGACAGCCCCATGCCTGCCATACCTGTGGTGACGAGATATATGAATATCCTGAGGAGGATGAACGCCCCAATATATGCGGTGGCCGGCAACCACGATATGTATGGCCATAACCCTGAGACCCTTGCAAGGACCATGATGGGTTTTTTAGATTCCTTAGGGATAATAAACCTGATAAGGCCAGGCCAGAGGATAATGCTGGATAAAGACGGTATAAGGGTACAGCTTACAGGACAGGAGTTTAACTATAACCTGGATGATGGCACGGGAGAGGGCTACATCGTAAGAGAGAAAGATGCCGATGTAGCCATCCATATGGTCCACGGATTTCTCACTGATGTGAGGTTATTTGAAGGGGCCAGGTACACCACTGTTGACAGGGTATCTGGTACAAAGGCAGATATAACACTGGCCGGGCACAACCATGCTGGGTTTAAGGACGTGATAGATGGGAGAAAGTATATCATAAATCCAGGAGGCCTGGCCAGGGTGACAAACCACCTCTCGGAAATACAGAGGATGCCGCAGGTGGTTATTATAGAGCTGTATGGCAATATCTCAATCAGAAAAGAGAGGCTCAGAACGGCAAAAAAAGGCGAGGATGTCCTGGACAGAAGTGTACTGGAGGCCACCCGCTTACACAGGGAGAGACTGGAGGAGTTTGCTAGGGAGATAAGGTCATCGGGCATAAACAGGGCAATAAATATCACAGGTATAATCAATGAGATAGCTAAGAATGAGGACTTGGACAGTGAGGTAAAGGATGAGGCACTCAGGAGGATTGCCATAGCCCAGGAGAATGGGGGGTACTGACAGGTGAAAAAGCTAAGAAATCTTACGATTGAAAATTTCCAGTCCCATGAGCATACATCCATAGACTTTGACGAGAATTTTACCGTAATTGTAGGTGCCTCAGACCAAGGCAAATCAGCTATTATAAGGGCACTCAAATGGGTGCTCTACAACGAACCCCAGGGAGAAGAGTATATAAGGGTTGGAGCAACCAACGTTAGGGTATCGCTTACCCTGGACGATGGTACAATCATCATAAGGGAAAGGGGCAAAAAAAATAGGTATATACTAAGACAGGGCAAAGACGAACGTATCTTTGAGTCATTTGGCAGGGGTGTGCCAGAGGAGATATTAAACGCCCATGGGATGATACCTATAAAGTTAGACGAAGACCATTCGCTGAGACTCTCATTAAGCGAACAGTTAGATGGGCCTTTTCTCCTTTCTGAGAGTAAACCGGTTAAAGCCAAGACCATAGGCTTGTTGAGCGGGGTGAACATAGTAGACCAGGCAATCAGGGATATAACAACCGATATAAGAGAACTCATGAGTGAAGAGAAAAACATAAGAGAAAACATATCCAGAATAAATGATGAGCTGTCTGGGTTTGACGACCTGGACTTGATGGAGAGGGTACTCCCTGATATAAAAAACAAATACAGCGAGGCCACAGCCATTAAATACAGGATAGACTTATTGGATTCATTAAAAGATAAACTGAACGTAAAGAATGAAGAGATAAAGCTGAACATGGAAATAATTAATGCCCTGAGCACTATAACCGTGGCGGGCAGGAAGTTATCTGATGCCGGGATGGAGTTTGACAGATACAATAAGTTAAAGGGATACTATGACAGGCTTCAGCATATAAACAAGCGGGTTTCATCCTTAGCCGATGTATTGGATAGAATGTGCGGCATAGAAAATACCTTTGATAGATTAAAGGATGCCAATCTTTTAAGTGGCAGGCTGAGCAGGCTTAAGGAGCATAAAACGAAGCTTGATATGATAACAGGCAGGCTTAAGGGTTGTGAGGTAAAAATTGATAGGCTCAAAACCTCAGATAAGGCCACTCCAGCTTTGAAAGAAATAGAAGGCATACCATCCAGATTAAAGAGGCTAAAAGAGCTTCATGACAGGCTTTTCAGGATTGAGAGAGATTTGGAAAAGGCCTGCAAAACAGAGGAGGAAAAACGTAATGAAAAGGAAAAATGGATGTCGGCATATGGCCAGCTTCTAAAGAGGATAGGCAGATGCCCGGTATGCGGCAGCGAGATAGACGACCATACGGTCGAAAAGATTATTGAGGAACTCAGATGATAGGGGGAAGATGACAATGGAAAACTATGAACAGGAGATAGCTAAGCTGCAAAAGGCAATAAAAGATGCAGAAAACAAGAGGGTAAAAGCCCAGACAGAGATAGATATGCTTACAAAGCAAAAGGAAGAAATTCTTTCAGAAATCAGGGCACTGGGCGTTAACCCTGAGGAGTTAGAAGAGGAGATTAAAAGGCTGGAGGGAGAGCTAGAGAAAATGTTGAGTGAGATAAACTCCATGATACCATGGGACATATTGGAGGGTTCAAAGTGATAGGGGAACTTGGAGACAAGATATCACGATTGGAGGCCCTGTACAACAGGAGAAAGGGTCAGAAGGAACAGCTTGAAAGCTCGCTTGACAGATACACCGAAAGGTTAAATGAGGTTTTGAAGAAAAGAGGATTATACGAAAACACGAGAAAGCTTCTGGAAATGGCAGCAGAGTATGCAAGGCAACAGGCTAAAGGCGATATTGAGTATGTGGTAACTCAGGCACTGCAGTACGTCTTTGAAAGTGACCTGAAGTTTAAGATTGAACTGGAAGATAACGCCTCCGGGCCTCAGGCGGAATTCTATGTGGAATCCAGGTATGGTGGAGAACAGCTTGTGAGAACCAGGCCACAGGATGCAAGAGGTGGGGGCGTTGTTGATGTAATATCCTTGGCTTTGAGGATTGCAATGATGCAGGGACGCGGAGTTATAATACTTGATGAACCGGCAAAACAGGTTTCTGAGGAGTTTGCCCCAAATGTAGCAAACTTTTTGAAATATTTAGCAGACCAGGGAGACTTTCAGGTGCTCATGGTAAGCCACAACCAGCACCTTGCCCAAGCTGCAGGGAAAAGCTATGTTGTCTCAATAAAGGACGGCATAAGTCGGCTATCAGAGGTCTCATCGTCATGAAGCCTGTTTGCTAAATTTTCTGCCCACGACATTATATCTTCATTTTTAACAAGGACAGCATATTTCCTGGGAGACTGTTCGGAAATGCCGATTAACCCTTCATCCATCATCACATGCAGTACACAGCGAACAAGGTGGGACGGTGATTTTTTATAACCAGACCTGGCCTTGATAATCTCCTCGGTTTTATCTAATAAATCTTTGGCAGCAAAACACTTTTGCTTTTCACTGTCTAACGATGAGATTGCCTTGCATAGCTCCATGACAATTTCATAGGGTACTATGCTTCCATAAGACCTACCATTAACCCGAGACGTTTCAATCTTCAAATTGTGTCCGTCAAAATCCCAGAATGTAGTTTTGACGTTCTTATCGGTATTAAGCTGCATGCAGCCATCGCAGTGGATATCCATCTGCAGTGTTTTATCCACCTCGGCACGTAGTCTCTGGAGCTCTTTCTGCTTTTCATCAATATACTGTATTTTTTTTATGACATTCACAGCCTGTTCTAAATACTTTTTCTCCACGAGATGTTTCAGGCATTTTTGCTCCATGTCCTGTTCGATCTTCGCCATTGAGTTTAGCAATTCATCAAAGCTGGCCATCAATTCTATCAGGTCATTTCTTACTATTTCGTGTTCTTCTTTTGGCATTTTACCCATCTCCGTTGCGCATTTTTTATCAATTGCTACTTATATTCGACATTTATTTGTTAAATCCTTTTTTAAAATAATATATTTTTGATTTAAAAATGATATTGATAGCATCCCTCTAACGGCCTACGTGATTTCTTAACAAAAAATTTACAAACTGGACGACACCTGTCTGTTGATTTATATCCTTATAGGTAGTATACTTAATTTCAGACTGACCGTTCGGTCGAAAAGTTGGGAGGGATAGGAGTGGCAAAAAGATATTTGGTTATAATTGTATCAGTCACTATGGTTTTAACCATTGTGCTTGGAGGGTGCGGTACAACTCGTGATACTTCATCCGTACCAGAAGAGCAGGTGGTCACTGTATCTACCGTTAAGGCTACTACAGGAGATATTTCAGAGTTTAGTAACCTGGTAGGGACACTAAAGCCAAACAAGACGGTAAATGTTATCCCAAAGATGGCGGGAAAGGTTGTACAGGTAAATTTTGACGTTGGTGATCATGTAAAAGCAGGTGATATACTCTTCAAGCTGGATGACATAGATATACAGAACCAGGTGAAGAGTGCCGAGGCTGCTTTGAAGATGGCTGAGGCAAACTATACGTTAAATAAACAGAAATATGAACAGTCAAAGACTGATTTTGCAAGGTATGAGGCGCTTTACAAGGAGGGCGCTATATCGCAGCAGGAGTATGAGCAGATGAAGCTTTCAGTATCGCCTGATATGTTGAAGCTATATGAGGCACAATTGGCGCAGGCACAGGCGAGCTATGATACTGCACTGAGTCAGCTCCAGAATACGATAGTTACATCTCCTATAAATGGTGTTGTGGCCTCCAAGAGTGTAAACGTGGGTGAGATGGCTGCAAATACTATGCCTTCCTTTGTTATTGTGGATAATTCCAGCATGTTTGTGGAGGTCAAGCTGACGGATTCCTTGATAAACAGGGTAAAGCCAGGCGACAGGTTAACTATAAAATTGGGTGATGGTTCAGAGCAGGCGGTAGAAGGTGTTGTTGACACAGTGGCGCCAGCCGCAGAGCAGAGTACAGGTCTTTTTCCCGTAAAGATAAAAATAGACAACAAGGATGGAAGCCTTAAGGCTGGTATGACTGCCACCGTGGTATTGCCCAGTGAAACAAAAAAGGATGTAGTATTGATACCCAAAGAGGCGGTGGTTATCCAGAATACAGTAAGTGTTGTGTTTACCGTAAAGGATGGCAAAGCGGTAAGGAATGTTGTAACCACAGGTATAAGCGACGATAAAAACATAGAGGTTGTATCGGGTATAAAAACAGGCGACGAGGTCATAGTAAAAGGGCAAAACCTGCTGAGCGGTGGAGAAAAGCTTAAGATAGAAAATGGAGGGAGCAACTGATGGGGATTGTTGACTTGTCCATAAAACACCCGGTTACTGTATGGATGTGTATACTGATAGTAATAATCCTGGGTGTCGTTTCGCTTACTATGATCCCTTTAGACCTCCTGCCTAATATCAATCTCCCGATGGCTGCTGTAATCACCAATTACAGCGGTGCAGGTCCGGAAGAAGTCGAGAGCATGGTGACACAGAACTTAGAGAGTGCACTTGCCAGCGTCAACAATGTGGATTCAATCCAGTCCATGTCTCAGGAGGGCACCTCGATAATAATGGTTAGCTTTAATGAGGGGACTAACATGGATGCTGCTACGGCCCAAATGAGAGAGAGGCTGGACATGATCAAGGGTATGCTTCCCAGTGATGTAAGTACGCCGACAGTCATGAAGTTGGACCCCTCCATGATGCCTGTTATGATAATGAGTGTGTCTGGCAACATGGACAGTGTGGCCTTAAAGGATATGGCTGAGAACGATATAAAGCCTGAGCTTGAAAAGGTGGCTGGGGTTGCCAGCGTGACAGTATCAGGTGGAAGGGCCAGACAGATAAATATAGAGCTTAACCAGGACAAGTTAAATGCCCTTGGTCTGTCTGTCAGTCAAATAGTAAGCGCACTGGGGGCACAGAACATGAACCTGCCTGGTGGTACTATAAAGAGCAGCAACCAGGAGATAAGCGTCAGGACTGTGGGTGAGTTTACCTCAATTGAGCAGATAAAGAACACACCTATAATATTGCCTACAGGTGGGGTTGTACTTCTAAAAGACCTGGGAGATGTGAAGGACGGATATGCAGATGTAAGCTCGCTTACATACTTAAATGGCGAGCCGGGGATGGGCTTAATTATACAGAAGGCCTCAGATGCCAATACTGTAATTGTGGCAAGAAATATCAATGAGGCATTAAAGAATATAGAAAAAGATTACCCTGATGTAAAAATAACGAAGATTATTGACAGCTCGGAGTTCATCAATCGTTCTATAGGCAATGTGGAGAAAAACGCAGTTGTTGGTGCTCTACTCGCAGTCCTGATACTTTACCTGTTTTTGAGGAATGTAAGGACCACACTGATTATTGCCATATCCATTCCCGTGTCCGTTGTGGCTGCCTTTGTCATGATGTATTTTTCTGGCATGACATTAAACCTGATATCCCTTGGTGGCCTGGCACTGGGCGTAGGCATGCTGGTGGATAACTCCATAGTGGTGCTTGAGAACGTGTTCAGGTACAGGCAGGAGGGGCATGAGAGGTTTGAGTCGGCAAGTACAGGGACAAAAGAGGTGGGCATGGCTATTACAGGTTCCACATTGACTACTGTAGCAGTATTCCTTCCCATTGTCTTTATGCAGGGAATAGCATCGGAGATATTTAGAGACCTTGCTCTTACCGTCACCTTTTCACTTCTGGCATCTCTTGTCGTGGCCTTGACGGTTGTGCCGATGCTCTCATATCAGCTTATGAGTGCAGAGGCCCGCGAGCCAAGGGTGAAGGGTGTTCTATACAGAATTTCCCACTGGGTCGGTACTGTATTTGACAGTTTAAATACTGGATATGGCAGACTTTTGCGTTTGTCTTTAAGGCACAGGTTGGTTACCCTTCTTATAGGTATAGCCGTGTTTGCTGCATCAATAGTGTCCGTCTCTATGGTAGGTACGGAGCTCATACCTCAGATGGATCAGGGGCAGTTCTCCATCAGTGCTTCACTGCCGAAGGGGACAAATATAGAGACAACCGACAAGGTTATGCAGGATATATACAACAGGATTAAGGATATACCTGAGATAGACGTTACTTATCTCAGCATCGGCTCAGCAGGCACCACAAATCTGGCCATTGGGGGCAGTGCCAATGAGGGGAGTTTTAGTGTCAAGCTAAAGCCATTGAACGAGAGGAAGCGCTCTACCGAGGAGGTGGCAGACGAGGTAAGAAAGAGGCTCTCCTCTATACCCGGTGTAAAGATCAGTGTTGATACGGGTTTGCTCTCCATGGCAGGAAGCAGAGCGGGAAGCATAAGCAATTCAATACTGGGCACTACTGTAGGTGTTGACATCAAGGGTAACGACCTGGATGTATTGAGGCAGCTTAGCGATCAGGTTGCGGAAAAAGTAAAGGGAATACCGGGGACACGGGATGTTCAGACCAGTTTCAGTGAGGGAGAACCAGAATATATTGTGAAGCTTAAAGATGATGTGGCATCCAGCTACGGCCTTACAACCGCCCAGGTGGCGCAGGCCGTGCAGGCATCGGTAAAGGGTACTACAGCTACAAGGTATAAGATGGGCGGACGGGATATAGACGTGGTGGTAAGGATTGCAAGCGGTGAAAGGAACAGCATTGAAGACTTAAAGTCGCTCTATATACAGACACCGGTTGGGGTGCAGGTACCTCTGTCAGCTGTTGCAGATGTATCGATAGGGGTTGGGCCGTCAGAGATTGACAGGCAGGACCAGTCGAGGATAGCTCATGTAACGGCTGCCGTGGTAGGCAGGGACCAGGGAAGTGTGAACAGTGATTTGCAGAGGGTAATAAAGGAGATACCGGTACCCAATGGATATTCGATAGAATTGGGTAGCAGCGCTACCCAGCTTAATGATGCATTCTCAAGCCTCGGCAGGTCACTTATACTGGCTGTAATCTTAGTTTACATGATAATGGCGTCCCAGTTTGAGTCGCTATTGCATCCTTTTACAATCCTTATGTCTGTACCAATATCACTGTCCACAGGTATCCTTGGTCTGGTTGTTACAGGCAAGGCTTTGAGCATACCTGCCTATATAGGGCTTATCATGCTGGCAGGTATAGTGGTTAATAACGGCATAGTCCTGATAGACTATATAAACACCCTCAGGAGAAGAGACGGCATGGAAAGAGATGAAGCTATCATGAAGGGTGGGCCTACAAGGTTAAGGCCTATACTCATGACTACGCTGACAACCATACTTGGCTTAATACCGATGGCACTGGGGATCGGTGAAGGTGCGGAGATGGAACAGCCGCTGGCTATTACGGTCATATTTGGTCTGACATTTTCCACATTAGTCACTTTGATAGTCCTACCTGTAATTTATTCGTACTTTGATAATGCTGAAAGGTATGTTTCAAGGTTGCTGCATAGAAATGAAGCAAAGAATGAGGTTTAAAAAATGCAGAAGGGGATGAGTCTATGAGGGGTTTAAAGGTAGTCTCATTGACAATGAGTGTTATTATGGTTGGGGCCCTCCTCGTACCGGCCAGCGGCCTGGCCGAGGAGGGGAGTGATACAAAGAGCTTCACTCTTGAGGAGGCTATAGACTATGCACTTCAGAATAATGACAGCCTCAAAAATATGGACCTACAGATAGAGATAATGCAAAATCAGTATGACCAGGTGGAGTATCGGCTCAAAAGGCAGTTTGATGTAAAAGATTTAAATGATATACCGGATAGCAAAGCATATAAAATGGGAGTTTCTACTTATGATGCTGATAGACAGGTACTAATAGCCCCTAAAGAGCTTAAGAATGGGATCGATACACTGGAGAATACAAAAAAGCAGCTTGAGGAGGCTATAAAGCTGAGTGTGGAGCAGGCCTACTATAAGGTGCTGGAGGATGAACAGAACCTTGATGTCTTAAACACGAGCCTGGAGCTGGCACAAAAAGCACAGAGTATAGCTAAGGTACAGTTTGATAAGGGGATGATAACAGAGGATCAGCTCCTCCAGGCTGAGATTGGCGTATCCGGTGTTAATATGCAGATAGACCAGGCCAAGGCCACATTAGAGAAGGATATGCTCAATCTAAAGAGGCAGCTTGGTCTTCCATTGAAGTCGGAACTTAAGCTTGAGACAGTGTTCAAGGTACCGGACATATCTGGCATAGATGTGGAAGAAGGCGTGGAGTCTGCCTTGAAAAACCGCATGGAGATTCTTGAAGCAAAAAAGGACCTGGATATAAAGCAGCAAGACTTTGAGTTGATAAAAAAGTATTATTCGGATATTACATTCCAGTACAAGAGCGGGCTTTTAAACCTGAACACAAGCCAGGAAAAATTGAAGTCGGCAGAGCAGGATGTGGAGCTGGATGTAAGGAGTAAATACCTTGACATGAAAAGCGCCTCTTCAGCACTGCCGGTTCTTCAGATGAATGTAGAAAAAGCACAGGAGTCTTTGAGGCTGGCACAGCTCAGGTTTGAAAATGGACTTGGAACAATAGTAGACGTCTTAAATGCCCAGAATACACTACTCCAGAATCAGTTGGACCTTGTAAAGACACAGCATGGTCTAAACCTGGCCAAAATAAACTATGAGGTTGCTACAGGCATTGGTATCCCGTCGCAGTCCCAGACCAGCTCTTCCCAGGTGAATGAAACGGCAAGCAACTCATTAACAGCAAGCCAGACGCAATAATTTAGTGGTGATAGTATGATGAAGGGTGATAAAAGAGAAATAATCATAGAGGCAGCGACGGCAATCTTTGCCAGGGATGGGTTTGACAGAGCTAAGATGGAGGATATATCTATACAGGCCGGTATAGGCAAGGGCACCATCTATGAATATTTTAAAAGCAAAAAAGAGCTGTTTCAGGAGGTCATAAAAAATTCCATCAGTATTTATGTAGGGCTTCTTAAGGACGTTGGGACAGAGGAACAGCCATTTGATAAGAAACTGGCTGACTTTATAAGACTTCACAAGGAATTTCTCGAAAAGAACAGAGACCTTGCCAATTTGCTCATGAAGGATACCAGAGGTATCCCGGATGGGGTAAAAAAGCATTTTTTATATGTAAAAAAAGAAGCTATCAATGCGGCTGTAAACATGATTGATTCTGCCATACAGCATGGTGAGGTACGGGATATAAAAAGGAGGATAGGGGCTCGAATAATACTGGGCATAACCATCTCCCTCGTTACTGCAGGATTTATGGAAGATGAGGACTGGAATGTTGATGATGTCGTGGATATAATCCTTAACGGCATATCAAGGTAAATGTTACAGATATATTACAATTTGGTTAAACTTTGGTTACCTTAGAAGGATTTCTTGGGTTTGTGAAGAACTATATTAATATAAAAATGATTCCAGCCCAATATTGAGTTCCGTGCTATTAATTTTGCATTACAGGAGGGAGAAATGATGAAACAGAACATTAAAAAGGTCGGTGTTTTTATTGCAGTATTTTTAATGATATTCTCAACAGCATATGCTGCACCAATAGGGGTGACAAAAAGCAACCCATTCTCTGACGTACCAGACAATCACTGGGCAATCCAGTATATACTCGATATGTATAACAAGGGCATCATACTTGGATCAATGCAGGGTAATTCCAGGCTTTTTAAGCCGGAAGAGGGTATAAGCAAGCTGGAGGCAGTTACACTTATTGCCAGAATAATGGGATCCAATGACAACGAGACAGCTGTCAATACAGCCTATGACAAATATAAGGCGGTGCTGGATGAGGCTAAGATTCCCAGCTGGGCGTCAAAAGAGGTAGCCTATGCCATGGATAGGGGTGTGGTCACTGAAGGGGATGTAAAAACCTTTATTGACAGTAAAGGAAATCAGGCAAAGCTATTGAGGCATGAGATGGCCATATATATAGTGAGGGCTATGGGCCTTGAAGATACGGCAAAGTCTATAAAGTATCCCACACTGAGTTTTACTGACTTTTTCAACATCCCAGAGGCTTCAAGACCGTATATTAAAGTTGCTGTAGACCAGGGGGTATTTGACAAAAACGGTGACGCCAAGGGGCAGTTTAATCCCTTAAACCAGCTAACACGTGCAGAGGTTGCCAAGATATTCTCACTCTCCTATGATAAGATCAACAAGACGTCGTCGGGGACAACAACTTCCGATACGTCAGTTATGGATGTCACGATCGACAGTGTTATTGAGAGCAGCAATGTAAACTATTTAAGCTATAAGACATCTGACGGTAAGACAGAGATTTTGAACATAGACCCCAATGCTGTGATTACAGTAGATGACAAGACTGCTTCTATATCTGACATCAAAAGCGGTATGTCTGCAAAGATTAAAGTAAAGGGAAGCAATGTAACACAGATAGAGGCGAAATCCCTGGAAAAAAACGTCAGTGGCACAGTGTTTTCTATATTTTATGGCAGTGATCCTATACTGACCCTGGAAGATAAAGATGGAAACAGGGTATCGTACCACTTGACCGGTGCAACAATTAAAAAAGACGGTAAGACAGCCTCAGTCAATGACATTGAACCCAAGGATGTTGTAGAGGCTGTGGCTTCAGGTGACAAGATAATAAGCCTTGATGTCACCAGCGGGGTAAGGCAGTATGAAGGCACATTAAAAGAGGTTAAACTGGATGGCACAAAACTTCTGTTAACTATGGATACTGATGATGGCACAGAAACCTTTGAAATATCTGATGACGCCAGTATAAAGAGGAATAAGCGTTCTGCGGATTGGACCGATCTTAAAAAAGGAGATGACCTTGAGGTTACAGTGGAGGGAGATCTTGTAACTGTCATTAATGCCACCAGTACAGACCGTGATATCAGCGGCAGCATAACGGGGATCTTTATTTCGTCAAGCCCTGAGATAACCATAACCAATGACGAGGGGGATATGACCTATGCCCTGGCAAGTGATGCTGATATAAAGATAGACGGCAGGACGGCTGTCGATGGGATATATAACCTCAGGTTAGGCTATCAGGCAGAGGCTAGTGTGGAGTCCGATGAAATTGTCAAACTTAGTGTCTCCTCAACGAAAGAGAATTCCTTGATTTTTGGTACTATAAAGAGGATCGAAACAAAGTCCAACCTGATTTCAATCTCCGTATACGATGAGACGACAAAGAAGACATCGGATGTGGTGATACTGGTCACTGATGATACCAAGATTTATGACAAGGATGGAGATATTATAAAATTAAGAGAC
The nucleotide sequence above comes from Calorimonas adulescens. Encoded proteins:
- a CDS encoding S-layer homology domain-containing protein: MKQNIKKVGVFIAVFLMIFSTAYAAPIGVTKSNPFSDVPDNHWAIQYILDMYNKGIILGSMQGNSRLFKPEEGISKLEAVTLIARIMGSNDNETAVNTAYDKYKAVLDEAKIPSWASKEVAYAMDRGVVTEGDVKTFIDSKGNQAKLLRHEMAIYIVRAMGLEDTAKSIKYPTLSFTDFFNIPEASRPYIKVAVDQGVFDKNGDAKGQFNPLNQLTRAEVAKIFSLSYDKINKTSSGTTTSDTSVMDVTIDSVIESSNVNYLSYKTSDGKTEILNIDPNAVITVDDKTASISDIKSGMSAKIKVKGSNVTQIEAKSLEKNVSGTVFSIFYGSDPILTLEDKDGNRVSYHLTGATIKKDGKTASVNDIEPKDVVEAVASGDKIISLDVTSGVRQYEGTLKEVKLDGTKLLLTMDTDDGTETFEISDDASIKRNKRSADWTDLKKGDDLEVTVEGDLVTVINATSTDRDISGSITGIFISSSPEITITNDEGDMTYALASDADIKIDGRTAVDGIYNLRLGYQAEASVESDEIVKLSVSSTKENSLIFGTIKRIETKSNLISISVYDETTKKTSDVVILVTDDTKIYDKDGDIIKLRDLDEGDSVTARVQDEGGILKAIFISIE